One Actinomycetota bacterium genomic window, GGTGACCGCAAACGCCTGCTGAACCCGGTGTCGGCGGTCGGGACGGTCGTCGCGATCGTGCTCACCGTGCGGCTGTGGGGGCCCGGCAACGACGAGACGTTCGGCGGGATGTTCGTCGCCAACGACTACGCACTGTCGTTCAAGCTGCTGTTCCTCGGGGCGCTCCTGGCGGTCCTGGCCGTCAGCTACCACCACTTTGCCGAAGGCAGGTACTTCCAGGGCGAGTACTACTTCCTGCTCCTGACCAGCTTCGTGGGGATGCTGGTGATGCCGTCGGCGCGCGACCTGCTCCTGCTGTTCGTTGCCCTCGAGACGGTATCGATCCCCGGCTTCGTGATGGCGGGGCTGCGCAAGCGTGACCTGTACTCGTCGGAAGCTGCGCTGAAGTTCTTCCTGGTTGGTGTGCTGGCCGTCGCCGTGATGCTGTTCGGACTGTCGTTCGTGTACGGCGCTGCCGGGACCACCTCCCTGGCCGGCGTTGCCGCAGCGCTGGCCGCGGCCGGCGACGCGGAACCGATCCTGCTCGGCAGCCTGCTGCTGGTGATCGTCGGGTTCGGGTTCAAGGTCTCGGCGGTCCCGTTCCACTTCTGGGCGCCCGACACCTACTCCGGGGCGCCCCTGCCGGTCACGGCGATGCTCGCGGTCGCGTCGAAGGCGGCCGGCTTCGCCGGGCTGGTCGCCATCTGCTTCATCGCGTTCGAGCCGTTGGCGGACGCGTGGTCACCGGTGATGGGGTTCATCGCCGTGGTCACCATGACCGTCGGGAACCTGATCGCGTTGCAGCAGCGCGACATGGTGCGGCTGCTGGCGTACTCGTCGGTCGCGCACGCCGGGTACGTGCTGCTGCCGTTCGGGATCGCCTCGCCGGGCCTGGTCGCCACCAACGCACTCGCGGTGCGCGCGGTGCTGTTCTACCTGATCGCGTACGCGGTGATGAACGTGGGCGCGTTCGGCGTCGTGATCGGGGTGCATCGCCGCACTGGCCAACGGTCGATCGCCGACTACGCCGGGTTGGGGCAGCGAGCCCCGGCCCTGGCGGTCGCCATGACCGTGTTCATGCTCAGCCTCGGCGGGGCGGTCCCGCTGGTGGGGTTCTGGGCGAAGTTCGTCGTGTTCCAGGCGACCGCCGGAGCCGCCGCGTACGTGCTCGCGACGTTCCTCGTACTCAACACGGTCCTGGCGTTCTTCTACTACCTGGCGGTGGTGCGCACCATGTGGATGGACGCCCCGCGCGTCGGCGCGCCCCTGGTTCGCCCGGGATTGGCCATCAACGCGTCCGTCGCGGTCCTGGCGGTGGGAACGGTGGCGCTAGGGATCGTGCCGTGGCATCAGAACCTCCCCGTCGGGGACGACATCGTCGTGCGTCAGCCGGTCGCCAGCGCGGTGCCGTGAGGTCGACACCCTGGCCCCGGCAGCACGTCGCACCGCGGGTAGCCTCGGACGACCGGTGGGAACGCGGGTGGCCCCCGGAGACGTTGTTCGCGGTGAGTGCTTCCTGAGGAGTCGAGATGAAGACCTTCAAGACCGCGTTGCTGCTGGCGGCTCTCTCCGGCCTGCTGCTGTTCATCGGCGACCGACTCGTCCCCGGGGGTGGCGGCCTGGTCGTCGCTCTGGGGTTCGCCGCGGTGATGAACCTCGGCGCATGGTTCTTCAGCGACAAGATCGCGATCAAGATGGCCCGAGCCAAGCCCATGGAAGAGGCCGACTACCCGGGCGTCTACCGCATCGTGCGCCGCCTGTCCGAACGCGCCGGCAAGCCGATGCCACGCCTGTACATCAGCCCCTCCCCGCAGCTGAACGCCTTCGCCACCGGGCGGAGCCCCAAGCACGCCGCGGTCTGCGTCAACCAGGGGCTGTACGAGGCGCTGACCGATGACGAACTCGAGGGTGTCCTCGGCCACGAGCTG contains:
- a CDS encoding NADH-quinone oxidoreductase subunit N, translating into MTIDYAAIGPELALAITAVVVLVGDLFLAGDRKRLLNPVSAVGTVVAIVLTVRLWGPGNDETFGGMFVANDYALSFKLLFLGALLAVLAVSYHHFAEGRYFQGEYYFLLLTSFVGMLVMPSARDLLLLFVALETVSIPGFVMAGLRKRDLYSSEAALKFFLVGVLAVAVMLFGLSFVYGAAGTTSLAGVAAALAAAGDAEPILLGSLLLVIVGFGFKVSAVPFHFWAPDTYSGAPLPVTAMLAVASKAAGFAGLVAICFIAFEPLADAWSPVMGFIAVVTMTVGNLIALQQRDMVRLLAYSSVAHAGYVLLPFGIASPGLVATNALAVRAVLFYLIAYAVMNVGAFGVVIGVHRRTGQRSIADYAGLGQRAPALAVAMTVFMLSLGGAVPLVGFWAKFVVFQATAGAAAYVLATFLVLNTVLAFFYYLAVVRTMWMDAPRVGAPLVRPGLAINASVAVLAVGTVALGIVPWHQNLPVGDDIVVRQPVASAVP